Proteins from a genomic interval of Pseudomonas asplenii:
- a CDS encoding aminodeoxychorismate/anthranilate synthase component II encodes MLLMIDNYDSFTYNVVQYLGELGADVKVVRNDELTVAEIEALKPERIVVSPGPCTPTEAGISLEAIQHFAGKLPILGVCLGHQSIGQAFGGDVVRARQVMHGKTSPLFHEGKGVFEGLHLPLTVTRYHSLIVKRETLPDCLEPTAWTQLEDGSIDEIMGLRHKTLNIEGVQFHPESILSEQGHELFANFLKQTGGVR; translated from the coding sequence ATGTTGCTGATGATCGATAACTACGACTCGTTTACCTACAACGTCGTGCAATACCTCGGTGAACTGGGCGCGGACGTCAAAGTTGTGCGTAACGACGAACTGACCGTGGCCGAAATCGAAGCCCTCAAGCCTGAGCGCATCGTGGTCTCGCCCGGCCCTTGCACACCGACCGAGGCAGGTATTTCCCTGGAAGCCATCCAGCATTTCGCCGGCAAGCTGCCGATCCTCGGCGTGTGCCTGGGACACCAGTCCATCGGCCAGGCCTTTGGTGGGGACGTGGTGCGGGCCCGCCAGGTGATGCATGGCAAGACCAGTCCGCTGTTCCACGAAGGCAAGGGTGTGTTCGAGGGATTGCACCTGCCGTTGACCGTCACGCGCTACCATTCGCTGATCGTCAAGCGTGAAACCTTGCCCGATTGTCTGGAGCCGACCGCCTGGACCCAACTGGAGGACGGCTCGATCGACGAAATCATGGGCTTGCGCCACAAGACACTGAACATCGAAGGGGTGCAGTTCCACCCCGAGTCGATCCTCTCCGAGCAGGGACATGAGCTGTTCGCCAACTTTCTCAAACAGACCGGTGGCGTGCGCTAA
- the trpD gene encoding anthranilate phosphoribosyltransferase: protein MDIKTALGRIVGHLDLSTTEMSDVMREIMTGQCTEAQIGAFMMAMRMKSESIDEIVGAVSVMRELADKVELKSLDGVVDVVGTGGDGANIFNVSTASAFVVAAAGCTVAKHGNRAVSGKSGSADLLEAAGVYLNLTPVQVARCIDNVGIGFMFAQTHHSAMKYAAGPRRDLGLRTLFNMLGPLTNPAGVKHQVVGVFTQALCRPLAEVLHRLGSKHVLVVHSQDGLDEFSLAAPTYVAELKNGAITEYWVQPEDLGIKSQSLFGLVVESPAASLELIRDALGRRKTENGQKAAEMIVLNAGAALYAADHASSLKEGVALAHDALHTGLAREKLEELGAFTAVFKQENEA, encoded by the coding sequence ATGGATATCAAGACAGCCCTGGGCCGTATCGTCGGCCATCTGGATCTGAGCACCACCGAGATGAGTGATGTCATGCGTGAAATCATGACTGGGCAATGCACCGAGGCGCAGATCGGCGCCTTCATGATGGCCATGCGCATGAAGAGTGAAAGCATCGACGAGATCGTCGGCGCGGTCTCGGTCATGCGCGAGTTGGCGGACAAGGTCGAGTTGAAGAGCCTTGACGGCGTGGTCGACGTGGTTGGCACCGGCGGCGATGGCGCGAATATTTTCAACGTTTCCACGGCATCGGCCTTCGTGGTCGCGGCGGCTGGCTGTACGGTCGCCAAGCACGGCAACCGCGCCGTATCGGGCAAGAGCGGCAGTGCCGATCTGCTGGAGGCGGCGGGTGTCTATCTCAATCTGACGCCGGTTCAAGTGGCACGCTGCATCGATAACGTCGGCATCGGTTTCATGTTCGCCCAGACCCATCACAGTGCGATGAAATATGCCGCCGGTCCGCGTCGCGATCTGGGCCTGCGCACCCTGTTCAACATGCTTGGCCCGCTTACGAATCCGGCTGGCGTGAAGCATCAGGTGGTCGGCGTGTTCACTCAGGCACTTTGCCGACCATTGGCGGAGGTGCTGCATCGCCTGGGCAGCAAGCATGTGCTGGTGGTGCATTCCCAGGACGGTCTGGACGAATTCAGCCTGGCGGCGCCGACCTACGTGGCCGAACTGAAAAATGGTGCAATAACCGAGTATTGGGTTCAGCCCGAAGACTTGGGTATAAAGAGTCAGAGTCTGTTTGGCTTGGTGGTGGAAAGCCCGGCGGCTTCCCTGGAGCTGATTCGTGACGCACTGGGGCGCCGCAAGACCGAAAATGGCCAGAAGGCTGCGGAAATGATCGTGCTCAACGCTGGCGCCGCGCTGTATGCCGCTGACCATGCCAGCAGTCTCAAGGAAGGCGTGGCCCTGGCCCATGACGCCTTGCATACCGGCCTTGCTCGAGAAAAACTCGAAGAGCTGGGCGCGTTCACCGCGGTATTCAAGCAGGAGAATGAAGCATGA
- the trpC gene encoding indole-3-glycerol phosphate synthase TrpC, with translation MSVPTVLEKILARKAQEVAERSARLSLAELEKLARAADAPRGFARALLEQAKLKQPAVIAEIKKASPSKGVIREHFVPSEIASSYEKGGATCLSVLTDVDYFQGSDLYLQQARAACKLPVIRKDFMVDPYQIVEARAMGADCILLIVAALEDGQMAELASLAKDVGLDVLVESHDAAELERALKHLDTPLIGINNRNLHTFDVSLETTLDLLPMVPRDRLVITESGILNRADVELMEISQVYSFLVGEAFMRAQSPGDELQRLFFPERGTPVISGSTLD, from the coding sequence ATGAGTGTGCCAACCGTTCTGGAGAAAATCCTCGCCCGCAAGGCGCAGGAAGTTGCCGAGCGCAGTGCTCGCCTGAGCTTGGCCGAGTTGGAAAAACTGGCCCGTGCTGCCGATGCCCCGCGTGGCTTTGCCCGGGCGTTGCTTGAGCAGGCCAAGCTGAAGCAGCCGGCAGTGATTGCCGAAATCAAGAAAGCCTCGCCAAGCAAAGGCGTGATCCGCGAACACTTCGTTCCGTCCGAGATCGCCAGCAGTTATGAGAAGGGTGGGGCGACCTGCCTGTCGGTATTGACTGACGTGGATTATTTCCAGGGCTCGGACCTGTACCTGCAACAAGCTCGTGCCGCCTGCAAACTGCCGGTGATCCGCAAGGATTTCATGGTCGATCCGTATCAGATCGTCGAAGCCCGGGCCATGGGCGCCGATTGCATTCTGCTGATCGTCGCCGCGCTGGAAGACGGGCAGATGGCCGAGCTGGCCTCGCTGGCCAAGGATGTCGGGCTCGATGTGCTGGTGGAGTCCCACGACGCCGCCGAACTGGAGCGGGCACTGAAGCATCTGGATACGCCGCTGATCGGTATCAACAACCGCAACCTGCATACCTTCGACGTCAGCCTGGAAACCACTCTCGATTTGTTGCCGATGGTACCCCGCGACCGTCTGGTGATCACCGAGAGCGGCATCCTCAATCGCGCCGATGTCGAACTGATGGAAATCAGTCAGGTGTACTCGTTCCTGGTCGGTGAAGCGTTCATGCGCGCACAGAGCCCGGGTGATGAACTGCAGCGGCTGTTTTTCCCTGAGCGCGGGACGCCGGTGATTAGCGGCTCCACTCTCGATTGA
- a CDS encoding lipoate--protein ligase family protein produces the protein MTLPVVLTVEVGLRAEQDLLAEVCAGERDGGLLFWQPSDRALVMPRRLSRLSGFEQASEALAASGWPVLLRETGGEPVPQSSSTVNIALVYAPPRSEGDQNRIETGYLRLCQPICAALDELGGVASLGEIEGAFCDGRYNVNLNGRKLVGTAQRWRQSRGGTRPVGLVHGAMLIDDERESMAAAVNRFNQACELEQRVRAASHIALHEVYPAPLFLERLAGSYQQLLADLLKA, from the coding sequence ATGACTCTGCCTGTTGTACTTACCGTCGAAGTCGGCCTGCGTGCCGAACAGGATCTGCTGGCCGAGGTGTGTGCCGGTGAGCGCGATGGGGGGCTGCTGTTCTGGCAACCCAGCGACCGCGCCCTGGTCATGCCGCGGCGCTTGAGTCGGTTGTCGGGCTTCGAACAGGCCAGTGAAGCGCTGGCCGCCAGCGGCTGGCCGGTTCTACTGCGTGAAACCGGTGGCGAGCCGGTTCCGCAGTCGTCGTCGACGGTCAATATTGCCCTGGTCTATGCGCCGCCGCGCAGCGAGGGAGACCAGAACCGTATCGAAACCGGTTATCTGCGTCTGTGTCAGCCGATCTGCGCTGCGCTGGATGAGCTGGGAGGCGTCGCGTCGCTGGGCGAAATCGAAGGGGCGTTCTGCGATGGCCGTTACAACGTCAACCTCAATGGCCGCAAACTGGTCGGCACGGCTCAGCGTTGGCGGCAGAGTCGGGGGGGAACGCGTCCGGTGGGGTTGGTGCATGGGGCGATGCTGATCGACGACGAGCGTGAGTCGATGGCTGCGGCGGTCAATCGGTTCAATCAGGCGTGTGAGCTGGAGCAGCGGGTTCGTGCCGCGAGCCATATTGCCTTGCATGAGGTTTATCCGGCACCGCTATTCCTTGAGCGGTTGGCCGGCTCGTACCAGCAGTTGCTGGCCGATTTGCTCAAGGCCTAG
- the crp gene encoding cAMP-activated global transcriptional regulator CRP gives MVALASTSKIKNLDKLLAHCQRRRHQAKSNIICAGDRSQTLFFILKGSVTILIEDDDGREMIIAYLNAGDFFGELGLFEQAGQEQERSAWVRAKVECEVAEISYGKFRELAQQDPDILYALSGQMAQRLRNTTRKVGDLAFFDVTGRVARCLLDLCKQPDAMTHPDGMQIKITRQEIGRIVGCSREMVGRVLKDLEEQSLVNVKGKTMVVFGTR, from the coding sequence ATGGTTGCTCTGGCTTCCACCTCCAAGATCAAGAACCTCGACAAACTGCTGGCGCACTGCCAACGCCGTCGCCACCAGGCAAAGAGCAACATCATCTGCGCCGGGGATCGTTCGCAAACCCTGTTTTTCATCCTCAAGGGCTCGGTCACCATCCTCATCGAAGACGATGACGGACGAGAAATGATCATTGCCTATCTCAACGCCGGAGACTTTTTCGGTGAACTGGGACTGTTCGAGCAGGCCGGGCAGGAACAGGAGCGCAGTGCCTGGGTACGTGCCAAGGTCGAGTGTGAAGTGGCGGAAATCAGCTACGGCAAATTCCGCGAACTGGCCCAGCAGGACCCGGACATCCTCTATGCACTCAGCGGGCAGATGGCTCAGCGCTTGCGCAATACCACCCGCAAGGTCGGTGACCTGGCGTTCTTCGACGTCACAGGGCGTGTCGCTCGCTGCCTGCTGGACCTGTGCAAGCAACCGGACGCCATGACCCACCCGGACGGCATGCAGATAAAGATCACCCGCCAGGAGATCGGTCGCATCGTCGGTTGCTCACGGGAAATGGTTGGCCGGGTACTCAAGGATCTGGAAGAGCAGAGCCTGGTAAACGTCAAAGGCAAGACCATGGTGGTCTTCGGCACTCGCTAG
- a CDS encoding OsmC family protein, which translates to MKARIQWAGEAMFLGESGSGHVVVMDGPPESGGRNLGVRPMEMVLLGLGGCSNFDVVSILKKARQPVESCEAFLEAERASEDPKVFTKIHLHFVVKGRGLKETQVKRAIELSAEKYCSASIMLGAAGVAISHDYEIVELG; encoded by the coding sequence ATGAAGGCACGCATCCAATGGGCTGGCGAAGCCATGTTCCTCGGAGAGTCGGGTAGCGGGCATGTGGTGGTAATGGACGGTCCGCCGGAAAGCGGTGGCCGTAATCTGGGTGTGCGCCCCATGGAAATGGTCTTGCTGGGGTTGGGCGGTTGCAGCAACTTCGATGTGGTCAGCATTCTGAAGAAGGCGCGCCAGCCGGTCGAGAGCTGTGAGGCTTTCCTCGAAGCCGAACGGGCCAGTGAAGATCCGAAAGTGTTCACCAAGATCCACCTGCATTTCGTGGTCAAGGGCCGTGGCCTGAAGGAAACCCAGGTCAAGCGGGCGATCGAACTGTCTGCCGAGAAGTACTGTTCGGCCTCGATCATGCTCGGCGCTGCCGGGGTTGCTATCAGTCATGACTACGAGATCGTCGAACTCGGCTGA
- the coq7 gene encoding 2-polyprenyl-3-methyl-6-methoxy-1,4-benzoquinone monooxygenase: protein MTTQRHYSPIDRLLLQADAAMRTLLPFSGQPYRPSPAIVQPEAQMSEEDTRHVAGLMRINHTGEVCAQALYQGQALTAKLPHVRAAMEHAAEEEIDHLAWCEQRIRQLGSSPSVLNPMFYGLSFGIGAVAGLISDKVSLGFVAATEDQVCKHLNEHLEQLPAEDEKSRAILEQMRIDEEHHAEVALDAGGFRFPAPVKFGMSLLAKVMTKSTYRI, encoded by the coding sequence ATGACTACCCAACGTCACTACTCGCCGATTGACCGCCTGCTGCTGCAAGCCGATGCCGCCATGCGCACCTTGCTCCCGTTCAGCGGCCAGCCCTATCGACCCTCGCCGGCGATCGTCCAGCCCGAAGCGCAGATGAGCGAGGAAGATACCCGCCATGTTGCCGGTCTGATGCGCATCAACCATACCGGCGAAGTCTGTGCCCAGGCGCTGTACCAGGGCCAGGCGCTGACCGCCAAGCTGCCCCACGTACGCGCGGCCATGGAGCACGCAGCCGAAGAAGAAATCGATCATCTGGCCTGGTGCGAACAACGTATCCGCCAACTGGGCAGCAGTCCGAGTGTGCTCAATCCAATGTTCTATGGCCTGTCATTCGGCATCGGTGCGGTGGCCGGACTGATCAGCGACAAGGTCAGCCTCGGATTCGTCGCCGCGACCGAAGATCAGGTCTGCAAGCACCTGAACGAACACCTCGAGCAATTGCCTGCCGAAGACGAAAAATCCCGGGCGATTCTTGAACAGATGCGTATCGACGAGGAACATCATGCCGAAGTGGCGCTCGACGCAGGCGGCTTCCGTTTCCCGGCACCCGTGAAATTCGGCATGAGCCTGCTGGCCAAGGTCATGACCAAGAGCACCTATCGTATCTGA
- a CDS encoding histidine triad nucleotide-binding protein, whose amino-acid sequence MDTLFTKIINREIPAKIIYEDDQVLAFHDIAPQAPVHFLVIPKKPIATLNDLTEEDKALAGHILFTAQRLALEQGCKEGFRVVMNCNEKGGQTVYHIHMHVLGQRQMNWPPG is encoded by the coding sequence GTGGATACTCTGTTCACCAAGATCATCAACCGGGAAATACCCGCGAAGATCATCTACGAAGACGACCAGGTCCTGGCGTTTCACGATATTGCCCCGCAAGCACCGGTGCATTTCCTGGTCATTCCGAAGAAGCCGATTGCGACCCTCAATGACCTGACCGAGGAAGACAAGGCATTGGCCGGGCATATCCTGTTCACGGCCCAACGCCTGGCCCTGGAGCAGGGTTGCAAGGAAGGCTTTCGCGTGGTGATGAACTGCAACGAGAAGGGTGGCCAGACGGTTTACCACATTCACATGCATGTGCTGGGTCAGCGCCAGATGAACTGGCCGCCGGGCTGA
- a CDS encoding SDR family NAD(P)-dependent oxidoreductase — translation MTRYALITGASSGIGLALAEALARRGRNLILVARQRDRLESIAIELTQRFGVEVLFRACDLSEPLRLSGFLLELEEGTHPIDLLVNCAGIGTCGPFLAQDWGTEQDLIEVNVLALTRLCHSLGNLMAIQGGGQILNVASIAAFHPAPWMSSYYASKAYVLHFSEGLREELKKTGIKVSVLCPGLTRTAFFDTAQLQTDKLKHSKLMMSPEEVALYTVRALDKNRAIIIPGWRNRWLTRLPRLGSRWMIRKLAGLITRTYCPR, via the coding sequence ATGACCCGTTACGCCCTGATCACCGGCGCCTCCAGCGGTATCGGCCTGGCCCTGGCCGAAGCCCTGGCGCGCCGCGGTCGCAACCTGATCCTGGTTGCCCGTCAACGTGATCGGCTGGAAAGCATTGCCATCGAACTGACCCAGCGCTTCGGCGTCGAGGTGCTGTTCCGCGCCTGTGACCTGAGCGAACCGCTGCGCCTGTCCGGTTTCCTGCTGGAACTGGAAGAAGGCACGCATCCGATCGACCTGCTGGTCAATTGCGCCGGCATCGGCACCTGCGGCCCATTCCTCGCCCAGGACTGGGGCACCGAGCAGGACCTGATCGAAGTGAATGTCCTCGCCCTCACGCGCCTGTGCCACTCCCTCGGCAACCTGATGGCGATACAGGGCGGCGGGCAGATCCTCAACGTTGCCTCGATCGCCGCGTTCCACCCGGCGCCGTGGATGAGCAGCTATTACGCCAGCAAGGCTTATGTCCTGCACTTCAGTGAAGGGCTGCGCGAAGAACTGAAGAAAACCGGGATCAAGGTTTCAGTGCTCTGCCCCGGCCTGACCCGTACCGCCTTCTTTGATACCGCCCAATTGCAAACCGACAAGCTCAAGCACAGCAAGCTGATGATGAGCCCCGAGGAAGTTGCGCTGTACACGGTACGTGCCCTGGACAAGAACCGCGCGATCATCATCCCCGGTTGGCGCAATCGCTGGCTGACCCGTTTGCCCCGCCTGGGCAGTCGCTGGATGATCCGCAAGCTGGCCGGCCTGATTACCCGGACATACTGCCCACGCTGA
- a CDS encoding DUF805 domain-containing protein, translating to MSNTRFKIVFDGTLLPGVEQTTAQFNLAELFKSDVASVEKLFNGQPIALKRDLSASEAQSYLEALRNTGVDARIVEETPTGELSLADVNELPASVPPQAIGESHSSYAPPPASSEAYSPYAPPAAKVAEMLPTFGPLKVFTLNGRIGRLRYLAWSMTAALATLVLIMLLVSVLRGFAVVSGLAIIVAVAFYILLTIQIAVQRLHDIGWSGWLWLLTLVPIAGYVLPFVLMFYPGNVSANRYGAPPPPNSKAVKVLSIVATFFVFLIGVLFALGTALVKHT from the coding sequence ATGAGCAACACCCGCTTCAAAATCGTATTCGACGGCACCTTGCTGCCTGGCGTGGAACAGACCACCGCCCAGTTCAACCTGGCCGAACTGTTCAAGAGCGACGTCGCCTCCGTGGAGAAACTCTTCAATGGCCAACCGATTGCGCTCAAGCGCGATCTTTCAGCCAGCGAGGCGCAGAGCTATCTCGAAGCCCTGCGCAACACAGGGGTCGATGCACGCATCGTCGAGGAAACACCGACTGGCGAACTGAGCCTGGCTGATGTCAACGAACTGCCCGCCAGTGTGCCACCTCAAGCCATCGGCGAGTCCCATTCGTCTTACGCTCCACCGCCGGCCAGCAGTGAGGCGTATTCACCGTATGCGCCACCTGCCGCCAAGGTCGCTGAAATGCTGCCTACCTTTGGACCGCTAAAGGTATTCACCCTCAACGGCCGGATCGGGCGGCTGCGCTACCTGGCCTGGAGCATGACGGCAGCGCTGGCGACACTCGTGCTGATAATGCTGTTGGTCAGCGTCCTGAGAGGTTTTGCGGTCGTGAGCGGCCTGGCAATCATCGTCGCCGTGGCCTTCTACATACTGCTGACCATCCAGATCGCCGTGCAACGCCTGCACGATATCGGCTGGTCCGGCTGGCTCTGGCTGCTCACGCTGGTACCCATCGCTGGTTATGTGCTCCCCTTCGTCCTGATGTTCTATCCAGGTAATGTTTCGGCCAACAGGTACGGTGCTCCGCCGCCGCCCAACAGCAAGGCGGTCAAGGTGCTTTCGATTGTGGCAACCTTCTTCGTCTTCCTGATCGGCGTGTTGTTCGCGCTGGGTACCGCCCTCGTCAAGCACACCTAG
- the hemJ gene encoding protoporphyrinogen oxidase HemJ produces the protein MLYLWLKAFHIVSVVCWFAGLFYLPRLFVYHAQSEDTISKERFSVMERKLYRGIMGPAMIATLIFGGWLISLNPGAYFSQGGWMHAKLTLVVLLIGYHHMCGAQVKRFARGENTRSHVFYRWFNEVPVVILLAIVILVVVRPF, from the coding sequence ATGCTCTATCTGTGGCTCAAAGCGTTTCACATCGTCAGTGTCGTCTGCTGGTTTGCCGGCCTGTTCTACCTGCCGCGACTGTTCGTCTATCACGCCCAGAGCGAGGACACCATCAGCAAGGAACGCTTCAGTGTCATGGAGCGCAAGCTGTACCGCGGCATCATGGGGCCGGCGATGATCGCCACGTTGATCTTCGGCGGCTGGCTGATCAGCCTCAATCCCGGCGCCTACTTCAGCCAAGGCGGCTGGATGCATGCCAAACTGACACTGGTGGTCCTGCTGATCGGTTACCACCATATGTGCGGCGCCCAGGTGAAGCGCTTTGCCCGAGGCGAGAACACCCGCAGTCATGTCTTTTATCGCTGGTTCAATGAAGTGCCGGTGGTGATATTGCTGGCCATTGTCATTCTGGTCGTGGTCAGACCGTTTTAA
- the argC gene encoding N-acetyl-gamma-glutamyl-phosphate reductase: MVKVGIVGGTGYTGVELLRLLAQHPQAEVVVITSRSEAGLAVADMYPNLRGHYDGLKFSVPDVQTLGACDVVFFATPHGVAHALAGELLSAGTKVIDLSADFRLQDADEWAKWYGQPHGAPALLDEAVYGLPEVNREKIRQARLIAVPGCYPTATQLGFLPLLEAGLADASRLIADCKSGISGAGRGASVGSLYSETSESFKAYAVKGHRHLPEIRQGLRRAAGKDVGLTFVPHLTPMIRGIHSTLYATVVDRSVDLQALFEKRYANEPFVDVMPAGSHPETRSVRGANVCRIAVHRPQDGDLVVVLSVIDNLVKGASGQAVQNLNILFGLDERLGLSHAGMLP, from the coding sequence ATGGTCAAGGTCGGTATCGTCGGCGGCACGGGTTACACCGGTGTCGAATTGCTGCGTCTGTTGGCGCAGCACCCGCAGGCAGAGGTGGTGGTCATTACCTCCCGATCCGAGGCCGGGCTTGCCGTGGCCGATATGTATCCGAACCTGCGCGGTCATTACGATGGCCTCAAGTTCAGCGTGCCGGATGTCCAGACTCTGGGTGCCTGTGATGTGGTGTTCTTTGCCACGCCGCACGGTGTTGCCCATGCCCTGGCTGGCGAGTTGCTGTCCGCCGGGACCAAGGTTATCGACCTGTCCGCCGACTTCCGTCTGCAGGACGCCGATGAATGGGCCAAGTGGTACGGTCAGCCGCACGGCGCGCCAGCGCTGCTGGACGAGGCGGTCTATGGCCTGCCGGAAGTGAACCGCGAGAAGATTCGCCAGGCGCGTCTGATCGCCGTACCGGGTTGCTATCCAACCGCGACCCAACTGGGTTTCCTGCCGCTGCTGGAGGCCGGCCTGGCCGATGCTTCGCGGTTGATCGCCGACTGCAAGTCCGGTATCAGCGGTGCCGGTCGTGGTGCCAGTGTTGGCTCGCTGTATTCCGAGACCTCGGAGAGCTTCAAGGCCTATGCCGTCAAGGGCCACCGTCATCTGCCGGAAATTCGCCAGGGCCTGCGCCGTGCCGCTGGCAAGGATGTCGGTCTGACCTTCGTTCCACACCTGACGCCGATGATCCGTGGCATTCATTCCACTCTGTACGCGACCGTGGTCGATCGTTCTGTCGATCTGCAGGCATTGTTCGAAAAACGTTATGCCAACGAGCCGTTCGTGGATGTGATGCCGGCTGGCAGCCACCCGGAAACCCGCAGCGTTCGTGGCGCGAACGTGTGCCGGATCGCCGTGCACCGGCCGCAGGACGGTGATCTGGTAGTGGTATTGTCGGTGATCGACAACCTGGTCAAGGGCGCTTCGGGCCAGGCGGTGCAGAACCTGAACATTCTGTTCGGCCTGGACGAGCGGTTGGGTCTCTCCCATGCCGGCATGTTGCCGTAA
- the erpA gene encoding iron-sulfur cluster insertion protein ErpA: protein MSVESFTPTALQFTQGAAHKVKSLVDEEGNDRLKLRVFVTGGGCSGFQYGFTFDEDVAEDDTIVEREGVSLVVDPMSFQYLAGAEVDYQEGLEGSRFVIKNPNATTTCGCGSSFSI, encoded by the coding sequence ATGAGCGTCGAATCCTTCACCCCCACGGCTTTGCAATTCACCCAAGGTGCCGCGCACAAGGTGAAGAGCCTGGTCGATGAAGAGGGTAATGATCGCTTGAAGCTGCGCGTATTCGTTACGGGCGGTGGTTGTTCAGGGTTTCAGTACGGTTTCACCTTCGATGAGGATGTGGCCGAAGACGACACCATCGTTGAGCGCGAAGGCGTCAGCCTGGTGGTCGATCCGATGAGCTTCCAGTACCTGGCCGGTGCGGAGGTCGATTACCAGGAAGGTCTGGAAGGTTCGCGGTTTGTGATCAAGAACCCGAATGCCACCACGACCTGTGGTTGCGGTTCGTCGTTCTCGATCTGA